One genomic region from Danio aesculapii chromosome 24, fDanAes4.1, whole genome shotgun sequence encodes:
- the si:ch1073-406l10.2 gene encoding uncharacterized protein si:ch1073-406l10.2 → MPDLPFALLVFGVLLSSGRAQNALSKLPDTFKKGVVELALKNVNSHEGVQQHFLFFKSLQQSKIEAGFDVTFIYHNFYLKATKCKRGTENADATTCAFRNDRPLIDCTICYKTYAGKIEPEPIPYVSCVHKPALTEDMKKERLERCNKMGYSSGSPTLLAVGSE, encoded by the exons ATGCCTGATCTGCCGTTTGCTCTGCTTGTTTTTGGAGTCCTGCTGAGCTCCGGACGAGCTCAAAACGCCCTCAGCAAACTGCCGGACACCTTCAAGAAAGGCGTGGTGGAGCTCGCGCTGAAAAATGTCAACTCTCACGAAGGAGTCCAGCAGCATTTTCTCTTCTTTAAAAGCCTTCAGCAGTCGAAAATTGAG GCAGGGTTTGATGTAACCTTCATCTACCACAACTTTTATCTAAAAGCCACAAAGTGCAAAAGAGGAACGGAGAACGCTGACGCCACCACATGTGCGTTCAGAAATGATCGG CCTCTGATTGACTGTACCATCTGCTATAAAACCTACGCTGGAAAGATTGAACCAGAACCCATACCCTATGTGAGCTGTGTGCATAAACCGGCTCTTACTGAG GATATGAAGAAAGAGCGACTCGAGCGCTGTAATAAGATGGGATACAGCAGTGGATCCCCAACACTGCTGGCTGTCGGATCCGAATGA